The following are from one region of the Cryptococcus deuterogattii R265 chromosome 8, complete sequence genome:
- a CDS encoding tartrate transporter, whose product MSAQDDQIKRTDSVISDVQKPGDTEAAQMDVERRKAIEKSLVRKLDLRCSLFILLYIMNYLDRNNISAARLKGLQRDLNMTNTEYSTCLSILYVGYILMQIPSNMIINRISRPSWYIGGAMVIWGMISTCSGVTKSFGGMIATRFMLGFVEAAFLPGALLILSKWYTRRELTLRNAILFGGNLISNAFASLVAAGVLSNMEGTLGHAAWRWMFFIEGAATMFFACLCPLILPDLPSNTRGFTEEELEVAQIRLLEDVGEADQDSENDGVFAGLAMAVKDVKIYLMMITLTAYVVGLSFNAFFPTLTGTLGFGYVPTLLMSAPPWVFATLVSFAVSWHADRTQEKFWHITIPILFGMVGFIISMATLNTAGRYVALFLQAQAYAGFIVFYSWISSSFPRPPAKRAVAIAMVNAFSQLGNIAGSYVWNLSENGYRKSYGIVLAMFGITIVGCFIFRMILVNLNKKLEAGETAWEAREDVTDKGQKLEHLEQKDEALKMRKGFRYLV is encoded by the exons ATGTCGGCCCAAGACGACCAAATCAAGCGCACAGACAGTGTCATTAGCGATGTGCAGAAACCTGGAGACACTGAAGCCGCTCAAATGGACGTTGAGCGAAGGAAGGCCATCGAGAAGAGCTTGGTTAGGAAGCTCGATTTGAGATGCTCCCTTtttattcttctgtacatTATGA ATTATCTCGACAGGAACAACATTAGTGCTGCTCGTCTCAAGGGTCTTCAACGAGATTTGAACATGACTAACACCGAGTACTCTACGTGTTTATCCATT CTCTATGTCGGTTATATCTTGATGCAAATTCCCAGTAACATGAT TATCAACCGTATTTCACGACCTAGTTGGTACATCGGTGGTGCCATGGTCATTTGGGGTATGATCTCCACTTGTTCCGGCGTGACCAAGAGTTTTGGCGGTATGATTGCAACCCGATTCATGCTTGGTTTCGTTGAGGCTGCCTTCTTGCCTGGAGCCCTCCTTATCTTATCCAAG TGGTACACTCGCAGGGAACTCACCCTTCGAAACGCTATTCTCTTTGGTGGTAACCTTATTTCCAACGCCTTCGCTTCCCTCGTCGCCGCTGGTGTGTTGAGTAACATGGAGGGGACTCTCGGCCATGCCGCTTGGAGGTGGATGTTCTTCA TTGAAGGCGCGGCCACCATGTTTTTTGCTTGCCTTTGTCCTTTGATCCTCCCTGACCTTCCCAGCAACACCCGTGGTTTCACCGAGGAGGAACTTGAAGTCGCTCAGATTCGTCTCCTTGAAGATGTGGGTGAAGCCGACCAGGACTCCGAGAACGACGGTGTTTTCGCTGGTTTGGCCATGGCTGTTAAGGATGTCAAGATCtatttgatgatgatcacCCTCACTGCCTACGTCGTCGGTCTTTCTTTCAACGCTTTCTTCCCTACTTTGACTGGTACTCTCGGTTTCGGCTACGttcccactcttctcatGAG CGCCCCCCCTTGGGTCTTCGCCACTCTTGTCTCCTTCGCTGTCTCATGGCACGCTGACCGAACCCAAGAGAAG TTTTGGCACATCACTATCCCTATTCTTTTCGGAATGGTCGGTTTCATCATCAGTATGGCCACCCTCAACACTGCTGGCCGATACGttgccctcttcttgcaGGCCCAGGCCTATGCCGGTTTCATTGTTTT CTACTCCTggatctcttcttccttccctcgtcctcctgCCAAGCGAGCAGTTGCCATCGCTATGGTCAACGCCTTTTCCCAACTCGGTAATATTGCCGGCTCTTACGTGTGGAACCTGTCTGAAAACGGCTATCGCAAGTCTTACGGTATCGTCTTGGCCATGTTCGGTATCACCATTGTTGGTTGTTTCATTTTCCGAATGATCCTTGTCAACCTCAACAAGAAGCTTGAGGCTGGCGAAACTGCTTGGGAGGCTAGAGAGGATGTTACTGACAAGGGACAAAAGCTTGAGCATTTGGAGCAGAAGGATGAGgcgttgaagatgaggaaggggttCAGGTACCTTGTTTAA